TAGAAGTATCTGATTGCCAACTAACTTCCTCCGCCAAGGAAACGATAATCAAAGCCGGCGGCAAAATACTTTAAATTTTTTATGCCCCGTTTAATTTAGCGGGGCATAAAAATTAAACGCGTTAAAATTTAAAAGCACTATGTTAGAAAAATTGTTACAAATTTGGAAGACCAAAGATTTACGCAACAAAATTCTTTATGTTGTTTTGATGCTGGTAATTTTTCGTTTAGTGGCTTATATTCCTATTCCGGGAGTAGATATTATTGCTTTAAGAAGATTTTTTGATTCCAATCAATTACTCGGCTTAATGAATGTTTTTTCTGGCGGCACTATGCAGAATTTTTCTGTAATAATGCTTGGTGTCGGTCCTTATATTACCGCTTCCATTATTTTTCAATTGTTAGCTATGGTTGTTCCGAGTTTAGAAGAGATGTCTAAAGAGGGCGAGGCCGGGCAGAGAAGGCTTAATCAATATACCAGGCTTTTAACCGTTCCATTGGCTTTTTTGCAAGCCTACAGTATGATTATGCTTCTTAGACAAACAGGACAGGGGATAGTTGGTAATTTGGATCTTTTTCATTTTATCACCACTATGGTCACCATTACCGGCGGTACCATGTTTTTAATGTGGCTGGGTGAACTTATTTCGGAAAAAGGTATTGGCAACGGTATCTCCATTTTAATTTTTGCCGGCATTATTTCTTCCTTGCCTACTTCGCTTCAACAAATGTTTGTCACCTTTGACAGGGCGCAAATCATTGAGTTGATTATTTATGCTTTAATTGCCATTGTGACTATTGTGGGAGTTGTTTTTGTTACGGAAGCGCAAAGAAACATTCCTGTAGTTTATGCCAAACAAGTCCGTGGCAATCGTGTTTTTGGCGGTGGTAATAACCATTTACCTTTAAGAGTGAATATGGCGGGTGTTATCCCAATCATTTTTGCCATCTCCATTATACTTTTTCCTTCCATGGTGGCGCAGTTTTTCATTAAAGCCAAAACAGCTTGGTTAGCCAGTTTAGCGCAAGGGACAATTCATCTTTTTAATAATTCTGTTTTTTACGCCGCCGCTTATTTTTTACTGGTGGTAGGATTCACTTATTTTTACACCGCCGTTATTTTTCATCCTCAAAAAATAGCTGAAAATTTACAGAAACAAGGCGGTTTTATTCCTGGTGTACGTCCGGGTAAGTTAACTACTGAATATCTGCAATACACTATGAATCGCATTCTTTTGGCCGGTTCTGTGTTTTTGGGTGTCATCGCTATTTTGCCTTTAATTTTACGCAATGTCACCGGTAGTCAATCTATGGTTATTGGTGGCACCTCTTTACTAATCGTGGTGGCGGTAGTGATAGAAATAGTCAAACAGGTTGAATCACAGATGACCATGCGCGATTACGAACAGTACTAGTTTAATTTTGTTTTTCCTTGCAGGGTCATTTATTACTAATAGATCCTCTAATTAAAAATGAAAAAAATCATAATTTTTTTAGGCCCCCCCGGTTCTGGTAAAGGCACGCAGGCCGAAAAAGTGGCGGCTCAATATGGTTTTGCCCATCTTTCTAGCGGAGATTTGCTAAGAAATCTTTTGGCTAATCCTCAAGATCAAGCACCGGAAGATTTGGCGGAAGCGCAAAAAATGCGCACAGGAATATTGGTAGGTGATTGGTTGGTTTATAAATTAATTTTTTCCGAAATAGAAAAAAAAATATCTTTAGGGCAAGGGGTTGTATTAGACGGAGCGATTCGCAATTTAGATCAGGCCAAAGAATTTATAAAATTTTTTCAAGAAAAAAAAATATTGGATGAAGTTTTGGTGATTTATCTAAGACTGTCCGAAGAAGAATCGCTGTTTAGGTTAACTCATCGCCGCGTTTGTTCGGTTTGCGGTTTAAATATCCCTTACAGCGAGGAAAATAAAAATTTAATAATTTGTCCTAAATGTGGCGGGGAAATTAAACAAAGATTTGATGACAAAAATGAACAGGTGTTCAAGACCAGATTGCTGG
This Candidatus Magasanikbacteria bacterium RIFOXYB2_FULL_38_10 DNA region includes the following protein-coding sequences:
- a CDS encoding preprotein translocase subunit SecY, with translation MLEKLLQIWKTKDLRNKILYVVLMLVIFRLVAYIPIPGVDIIALRRFFDSNQLLGLMNVFSGGTMQNFSVIMLGVGPYITASIIFQLLAMVVPSLEEMSKEGEAGQRRLNQYTRLLTVPLAFLQAYSMIMLLRQTGQGIVGNLDLFHFITTMVTITGGTMFLMWLGELISEKGIGNGISILIFAGIISSLPTSLQQMFVTFDRAQIIELIIYALIAIVTIVGVVFVTEAQRNIPVVYAKQVRGNRVFGGGNNHLPLRVNMAGVIPIIFAISIILFPSMVAQFFIKAKTAWLASLAQGTIHLFNNSVFYAAAYFLLVVGFTYFYTAVIFHPQKIAENLQKQGGFIPGVRPGKLTTEYLQYTMNRILLAGSVFLGVIAILPLILRNVTGSQSMVIGGTSLLIVVAVVIEIVKQVESQMTMRDYEQY